One window of the Podospora pseudocomata strain CBS 415.72m chromosome 7, whole genome shotgun sequence genome contains the following:
- a CDS encoding hypothetical protein (COG:G; EggNog:ENOG503NU3S), with translation MSSSEKGSIKDSKSSTKDVKEHGPEVVRSVDSDAASNGGGVDLAWKFLEQHRDNANDTGEYVDLAALRRRIDFRIVPLMFLCYTLQFLDKVILNYANVMGLQKDLNMGGNDFSNTATFLFVALLCFEIPNIWFLQAVPAAKWLGLNVILWGTATACGAAATNYQTLLVSRIFLGIFEATIAPSLMIISSMWYTKSESAPRFSFWYLGLGLGQIIGGLVSFGFQHMGPDARLSGWRTMFLTLGLVTVVVGSCVIIFLPDTPMQAKWMSDNEKVALLKHVSVNQTGVENRKFRGKEILEALTDPQVYLLLLAVILLSVSSGVVTTYSATLIRNLPGYDSKKAALMNTPSGVVSIFFTLLVGWGIRFQSHRWAWIIICILPAIVGGGLMSFLPKDNTNGILAGIYLVNAVVAPLAIFYNWTVANIAGATKRAFAAAIISGSFSLGNIIGPQTFQARDAPDYRPAKLAVMGTQAGCALVTFVLFLYYVWQNKKRNNRADNENEDAFMSPEVWTRMTDKENKGFRYSY, from the exons ATGTCGTCCTCAGAGAAGGGCAGCATCAAGGACTCCAAGAGTTCCACCAAGGACGTCAAGGAGCACGGTCCCGAGGTCGTTCGTTCTGTCGACTCGGATGCCGCCTccaacggtggtggtgttgatctcgCCTGGAAGTTCCTCGAACAACACAGAGACAATGCCAATGACACCGGCGAGTACGTGGACCTCGCGGCCCTGCGAAGAAGAATCGACTTCCGCATCGTCCCCTTGATGTTCTTGTGCTATACCCTCCAGTTTCTGGACAAGGTCATTCTCAAT TACGCCAACGTAATGGGATTGCAAAAAGACCTCAATATGGGAGGGAATGACTTCAGTAACACAGCAACTTTTCTGTTTGTCGCTTTACTTTGCTTCGAGATTCCCAACA TTTGGTTCCTTCAAGCCGTTCCTGCCGCAAAATGGCTCGGCCTCAATGTGATCCTCTGGGGTACCGCTACCGCCTGCGGTGCCGCGGCCACCAACTATCAGACTCTCCTTGTCTCCCGCATCTTCCTGGGTATCTTCGAGGCAACGATTGCACCAAGTTTGATGATTATCAGCAGTATGTGGTACACTAAATCCGAGTCTGCGCcgcgcttctccttctgGTATCTTGGTCTGGGTCTCGGTCAGATCATCGGTGGTCTTGTGTCGTTTGGCTTCCAGCACATGGGCCCCGACGCTCGTCTCTCTGGATGGCGCACCATGTTTTTGACTCTCGGTCTGGtcaccgtcgtcgtcggctctTGCGTCATCATCTTTCTTCCTGACACCCCTATGCAGGCTAAGTGGATGTCTGACAATGAGAAGGTTGCCCTGTTGAAGCACGTCAGTGTCAACCAGACTGGTGTTGAGAACCGCAAGTTCCGCGGAAAGGAAATCTTGGAAGCCTTGACTGATCCCCAGGTGtatctcctgctcctcgcTGTCATCTTG CTCTCCGTCTCCAGCGGTGTTGTCACCACTTATTCGGCCACTCTCATCCGCAACCTTCCCGGCTATGACTCCAAGAAGGCTGCCCTTATGAACACACCTTCTGGTGTCGTGagcatcttcttcaccctgCTGGTCGGATGGGGCATCCGTTTCCAGTCCCACCGCTGGGCCTGGATTATCATCTGCATTCTCCCAGCCATTGTGGGGGGCGGACTCATGAGTTTCTTACCCAAGGACAACACCAACGGTATCCTGGCCGGTATCTACCTCGTCAACGCCGTTGTGgcccccctcgccatcttctACAACTGGACTGTCGCCAACATTGCCGGTGCGACCAAGCGCGCCTTCGCTGCCGCCATCATCAGCGGGTCCTTCTCCCTCGGCAACATCATCGGCCCCCAGACCTTCCAGGCTCGTGATGCCCCCGACTACCGCCCTGCCAAGCTCGCCGTCATGGGTACCCAGGCCGGCTGCGCGCTCGTCACCTTTGTCCTCTTCCTTTACTATGTCTGGCAAAACAAGAAGCGAAATAACCGCGCCGACAACGAGAATGAGGACGCCTTCATGTCGCCCGAAGTGTGGACCCGCATGACggacaaggagaacaagGGGTTCCGCTACTCTTACTAA
- a CDS encoding hypothetical protein (EggNog:ENOG503NZB8; COG:S) — MVWVDNATPEVDAISQWRTIVTICAVLSFFSVVIVSARLWIRDKNHGLAADDWMSAISMVFGLLYSILCIVQTRYGLGLPIALRPKENLLPYSRSNFAGRPIYQMGISFFKVALLISYLRLFKGTNHLWYRRVVWIAMFFVVAGHLGCSLTLIFACNPVHKSWDPRVDGKCLAPGPSFTAYAIVTIISDVIVAIIPIPVLLQLKVSRGKKIGLIVIFLLGLFTTLCSVFRYMQIDNIQNGDGNSTMLIVWGVIEFNVGNMVSSLPFLAPIFLRKAKEYTSKYSGGSGNGYPSAGGSNGRKLGGGKSGSDAYKLSNISSGLGRKGTFISSKGHPGHSMGSEENILKDSPDGSIMKSVTYSVHVDESERRTQRGDRD, encoded by the exons ATGGTTTGGGTCGACAACGCAACACCGGAGGTGGACGCCATTTCCCAGTGGAGGACCATCGTCACCATCTGCGCCGTCCTCTCGTTTTTCTCCGTCGTTATTGTCTCAGCCCGGTTATGGATTCGCGACAAAAACCATGGCCTCGCCGCCGATGACTGGATGTCAGCCATTTCCATGGTGTTTGGACTGCTTTATTCGATCCTCTGCATCGTCC AAACGAGATATGGCCTCGGGTTACCGATCGCTCTCCGCCCCAAAGAGAACCTGCTTCCCTACAGCCGCAGCAACTTTGCTGGTCGCCCCATCTATCAGATGGGCATCAGCTTCTTCAAAGTGGCCTTGTTGATCAGTTATCTCCGACTTTTCAAGGGCACAAACCACCTCTGGTACCGAAGGGTTGTCTGGATCGCCATGTTCTTTGTCGTGGCCGGCCACTTGGGATGCTCGCTCACGCTGATCTTTGCATGCAACCCCGTTCACAAATCATGGGATCCCAGGGTCGACGGAAAATGCCTGGCGCCAGGACCGTCATTCACAGCCTATGCCATCGTCACGATTATTTCTGATGTCATCGTCGCCATCATTCCTATCCCtgtgctcctccagctcaagGTCAGCAGGGGCAAGAAAATCGgtctcatcgtcatcttcttgcTCGGCCTCTTTACCACGCTTTGCTCCGTCTTCCGGTACATGCAAATCGACAATATCCAAAACGGGGATGGTAATTCTACCATGCTCATTGTCTGGGGGGTCATTGAGTTCAACGTGGGCAACATGGTTTCTTCTCTCCCTTTCCTGGCGCCTATCTTCCTCCGAAAGGCCAAGGAGTACACCAGCAAGTACTCTGGTGGCAGTGGCAATGGTTACCCCAGCGCCGGGGGCAGCAATGGCCGCAAGTTGGGCGGCGGCAAGTCTGGCAGCGATGCCTACAAACTCAGCAACATTTCGAGTGGGTTGGGTCGCAAGGGCACTTTCATCTCATCCAAAGGACATCCCGGTCATAGTATGGGCAGCGAGGAGAACATCCTCAAGGACAGCCCCGATGGATCCATCATGAAGAGTGTCACCTACAGTGTGCATGTCGATGAGAGTGAGCGACGCACTCAACGTGGGGACAGAGACTAA
- a CDS encoding hypothetical protein (EggNog:ENOG503NUQZ; COG:C; COG:H), whose amino-acid sequence MDSTNQKPILIVGSGISGLLLAQHLRKSSIPFRLYERDSDLDTRGLGWGLTLHWSLPAVRSLLPDDLVSRLPEAYVDRSAVEEGRPSTFPFYDLSTGELKASTPNADESQRIRVSRDKFRRLLATGLDIQFGKGATGKFETDEQDGSVRVHFEDGTVSEEGSLVVACDGGSSRLRQVLFPDSEKFKIPVRLMGVKVECTPGEIEPLRKLDPYFLQGAASENDTFVYFSTLDAPGNGTGRDTYTCQIVVSWPVRDNFFNSAAPITYPETNLDSIKLIKAFASTWAEPFRSLAMTIPEQTTEVKCLDLYDWPPPKDLRTTGKVVLMGDALHPMAMYRGEGANHAIIDVKEFVDTVIPHLDGSPTDMRVALDGYEDKAVARTRPAVLASRQACLDAHEWEKIGPASPLLSKRAMNVGFDEGTMKLIV is encoded by the exons ATGGACAGCACCAACCAGAAACCCATCCTGATCGTGGGCTCGGGGATAAGCGGCCTCCTCCTGGCCCAGCACCTCCGCAAGTCGTCCATCCCCTTCCGCCTCTACGAGCGCGACTCGGACTTGGACACCCGCGGTCTCGGCTGGGGCCTCACCCTTCATTGGTCACTGCCCGCTGTCCGGTCTCTTCTTCCTGACGATCTTGTCTCCCGTCTCCCAGAGGCCTATGTCGACCGGTCCGCCGTGGAAGAAGGGCGGCCTTCGACGTTTCCCTTTTACGACCTCAGCACTGGTGAGCTGAAGGCCTCCACCCCAAACGCGGATGAGTCTCAGCGTATCAGAGTGAGCAGGGATAAGTTTCGACGGTTACTGGCCACTGGGTTGGATATCCAATTCGGAAAGGGCGCTACCGGCAAGTTCGAAACGGATGAGCAGGACGGTTCGGTGAGAGTTCATTTTGAGGATGGGACAGTGTCGGAGGAGGGAAGTTTGGTTGTTGCTTGTGATGGCGGGAGTTCACGGCTGAGACAGGTGCTGTTCCCCGACAGCGAAAAGTTCAAGATTCCGGTCCGGTTGATGGGTGTCAAGGTTGAGTGCACGCCTGGAGAGATCGAGCCGCTGAGAAAGCTCGATCCGTATTTCCTCCAGGGAGCCGCGTCAGAGAATGATACGTTTGTTTACTTTAGCA CACTCGATGCCCCTGGAAACGGCACAGGCAGGGACACCTACACCTGCCAGATTGTCGTCTCATGGCCTGTTCGGGACAATTTCTTCAACTCTGCCGCCCCGATCACATATCCAGAGACGAATCTTGACAGCATCAAGTTGATCAAGGCTTTTGCGTCAACATGGGCCGAGCCGTTCCGGTCCCTCGCCATGACAATCCCTGAGCAGACGACCGAGGTGAAATGCCTGGACTTGTACGACTGGCCTCCCCCAAAGGACCTTCGGACGACTGGCAAGGTTGTCCTGATGGGAGATGCTCTTCACCCGATGGCCATGT acagaggagaaggcgccAACCACGCCATCATTGACGTCAAAGAGTTTGTCGACACTGTCATCCCCCACCTCGATGGATCCCCGACAGACATGAGGGTTGCACTTGACGGCTACGAAGACAAAGCGGTGGCGAGAACGAGACCCGCCGTACTTGCTTCGAGACAGGCCTGCCTGGATGCTCACGAATGGGAAAAGATTGGGCCGGCGAGTCCACTTCTCAGCAAGAGGGCGATGAACGTGGGGTTTGATGAGGGAACCATGAAGTTGATTGTCTAG